From the genome of Sphingobacterium sp. UGAL515B_05:
GCTTATCCAAACCAACCATTAAAGCCAGGTATCCGCCTGCAGAATGCCCCGACACATAAATTTTTGAGGGATCTCCACCATAGCTGGCAATATGTGAAAATGTCCATGCAACAGCCTCAGCAGCATCTTCAATATAGCTCGGCGATTTCGCTTTGGGGCTTAGCCGATAATTTACCGCTACAACCGCTACACCTTTCTCTTTAAGTTCAAGTGGAATAAATTTATTTCCCTCCTCTAGTCCACCGCCATGAAACCATACAATGGTAGCAAAATTTTTACGGTCAGTCGGGATATAGATATCCAATTTACAACGTTCTTTCTTATAAGAATCTGGTTCATCAGGTTTACAATAGGCAACGTCGGTTGTCGTTTTATATTGCTGCGCAAAAATTAAACCCGGTGAAAACAGAAAAAAGAAGATAAAAAGCAATTTGGAGGACATATAAATCGTATTAAAGTGTTAAATAGCTTAAAGTTAACAAAACTCAATCAAAACCATCAGGTTGCATTAAAATAAGTTTCAACTTTACACTTTTTATTATATATTGATAATTATCTGACAACAGATATAACAAAACCCAAATTTTCCTGTTATTAACTTAGAAAACATCATACATTATATGGAACAGATAAAGATTGAAACCCATATCAACGTACGCGTAGAAACGATCTGGAATGCATATAACTCAGCCGAGGATATCATGCAATGGAACCATGCTTCAGACGATTGGCACTGTACAAGTTCAATCAATGATTTACGCATTGGCGGAAAGTTCAAAAACCGCATGGAGGCAAAAGACGGATCTATGGGCTTTGATTTTGAAGGCAGCTATACCGCACTTGAACCCTTTAAAAAAATAGCCTACGTTATGCCAGATGGCCGTCATGTAGAAGTCAACTTCAATGCAAAAAAGTCTGCTACAGATATCACGATAATTTTTGATGCAGAAACGGAAAATCCAATTGATATGCAGCGTAATGGATGGCAGGCCATACTCGAAAATTTCAGGTCCTACGTTGAAAACACCTATGCAACAACACAACTCGGGTAATCGAATGAATGACGAACGAACTTAGCTTGTCTTTTCATGCGATCATCTTTTAAATAAAGGATATGCTTAGGATTCTTAAAAGTATAGTTATATTTAGCCACTAATTCATCTTCCCTTCTCCATTAAAAGCGGGGAACGATACCAACAAAACGCGATAAAAAGATTACATATGACAATAATTAACAATTATGAAGAGTACAAAGCCTTTGAAGGAAAATCATTAGGCGAATCCCAATGGCATGTTATTGATCAAAAACAAATTAATCAATTTGCGGATGCAACACTTGACCACCAATGGATTCATTTAGATAGCGAAAAGGCCAAAACGGATAGTCCTTTCAAATCAACTATTGCCCATGGCTATCTGACCTTGTCCCTCATTCCTTATTTATGGAAACAAATTGCTGAAGTAAGAAATGTCAAAATGGAAATCAATTATGGGATTGAAAACCTACGTTTTGCACAACCCGTTTTGGTTGACAATGCTGTACAGCTACATACACAAGTAAAATCGGTGGTCAATCTAAGAGGGGTTGTTAAAGTTACCATTGAAGCTACATTGAAAATTAAAGACAGTGCTAAACCGGCTTACGTGGGTGATGTTATCTTTTTATATCATTTCAATTAATTCCAACATTAGACTATAGGCCATTAGCGAATTCTTATACATGCGCAATAGCTTTCAAATAAAACTTATTACAAATCATAAGGATTATCCTTATGATTTGTTGCTTTTAGCAGACGAAACCATTCATGCAATCGACAAATACCTCTACGAATCGATGGTTTATGTTGTCTATGAAATGGTAAAACCTATCGCTGTTTTCTGTTTATATCCGGTCAATACGGAAACATTAGAAATTAAAAACATCGCCGTATCACCAGAGTTTCAAGGCATGGGCCTCGGAAGTCAACTACTTGATTTTATCAAGGAGAACTACCAGCAATATCCGAACCTCATTGTGGGTACCGCAGATTGTGGTCTGGCTCAAATTCGTTTTTATGAACGAAATGGCTTTGTTAAATACGCTATCCGTAAAGATTTTTTCATCGAAAATTATGAGCGGCCTATTTATGAAAATGGTCAACTGTTGAAAGATATGATTATGCTGAAGTATACGTTAAATGCCTAAAGACAAAAATAAATATAGACAAGTACCGGTATTGATAATCCCAACCACAGCACTACTCCTTGTAGTATTGCTTTAAAACCTACTGCCAACAAAACCTCCCTAGACAAACTTGCTCCAATTAAAAACAAAGTTAAGGTAAGCCCCATCTTTGAAATAGGAACGACATAGCCTCCTATATGCTGAAAAAAAGGGATATAACTTGTTAAGATAACCGCCAATACAAATAGACCAATAAAATATGGTATTTTAATGCTCGTCCCTTTGGTCTTGAATGCTACAGCACTTAAACAGGCGATCGGAATAATCCATAAAGCTCTAGTTAATTTTACGGTTGTCGCGACCTGTAGTGCTTCATTACCATACTTACTTGCTGCACCAACGACAGAACTGGTATCCTGTATAGCAACCGCACACCATAAGCCAAATTGCGTCTGGCTGAGATCAAGCAAATGACCGACAACAGGAAATACAAATAAAGCAATGGCATTCAGTACAAATATGGTCCCTAGCGCCACACTTACTTGCTTCTCATTGGCTTTTATAGTCGGTGAAACCGCCGCAATGGCACTTCCACCACAAATGGCCGTGCCGACAGAAATCAAATAAGCGGTTATCTTTTCCAACTTGAACAATCTACCCAATAGATAGCCCAATGATAATGTTCCGAGAATAGAAATAACGGTTAACACAAACCCTTGCTTACCCGTTTGGATAGCCGTATCGATATTCATTCCAAAGCCAAGTCCAACGACAGAAATCTGTAACAAAATCTGTGTTGCCCTGTGATTGACTGCCAAAAAGGGATGACCGATCCATTGTGCCACAATAATACCCAAAAGTAAGGCAAGCGGGGCTGAAACAAATGGGGTAAGACATAATACAAATAAGAGGATAAAAATGATTTCCCGAACGGAGATCTTTCGATTGAGCAGCTGCTTATAACGAATTGTCGTATTTATTTTTTTGTCCATGACAATGATACATTGATT
Proteins encoded in this window:
- a CDS encoding SRPBCC domain-containing protein, coding for MEQIKIETHINVRVETIWNAYNSAEDIMQWNHASDDWHCTSSINDLRIGGKFKNRMEAKDGSMGFDFEGSYTALEPFKKIAYVMPDGRHVEVNFNAKKSATDITIIFDAETENPIDMQRNGWQAILENFRSYVENTYATTQLG
- a CDS encoding YeiH family protein, which codes for MDKKINTTIRYKQLLNRKISVREIIFILLFVLCLTPFVSAPLALLLGIIVAQWIGHPFLAVNHRATQILLQISVVGLGFGMNIDTAIQTGKQGFVLTVISILGTLSLGYLLGRLFKLEKITAYLISVGTAICGGSAIAAVSPTIKANEKQVSVALGTIFVLNAIALFVFPVVGHLLDLSQTQFGLWCAVAIQDTSSVVGAASKYGNEALQVATTVKLTRALWIIPIACLSAVAFKTKGTSIKIPYFIGLFVLAVILTSYIPFFQHIGGYVVPISKMGLTLTLFLIGASLSREVLLAVGFKAILQGVVLWLGLSIPVLVYIYFCL
- a CDS encoding alpha/beta hydrolase, whose amino-acid sequence is MSSKLLFIFFFLFSPGLIFAQQYKTTTDVAYCKPDEPDSYKKERCKLDIYIPTDRKNFATIVWFHGGGLEEGNKFIPLELKEKGVAVVAVNYRLSPKAKSPSYIEDAAEAVAWTFSHIASYGGDPSKIYVSGHSAGGYLALMVGLDKHYLQKFGVDANNIKGLAPISGQTNTHYTIKKERGQSMVIPQIDQFAPLSFARKDAPPILLITGDQQLEMAARFEENAHLAAILKQVGHTKTSLYQLQGFDHGGVYAPGCLLMLNWIKGLEK
- a CDS encoding MaoC family dehydratase — protein: MTIINNYEEYKAFEGKSLGESQWHVIDQKQINQFADATLDHQWIHLDSEKAKTDSPFKSTIAHGYLTLSLIPYLWKQIAEVRNVKMEINYGIENLRFAQPVLVDNAVQLHTQVKSVVNLRGVVKVTIEATLKIKDSAKPAYVGDVIFLYHFN
- a CDS encoding GNAT family N-acetyltransferase, coding for MRNSFQIKLITNHKDYPYDLLLLADETIHAIDKYLYESMVYVVYEMVKPIAVFCLYPVNTETLEIKNIAVSPEFQGMGLGSQLLDFIKENYQQYPNLIVGTADCGLAQIRFYERNGFVKYAIRKDFFIENYERPIYENGQLLKDMIMLKYTLNA